The following is a genomic window from Carassius carassius chromosome 24, fCarCar2.1, whole genome shotgun sequence.
GGCAGGGACTAATCTGGATAAACACTGATCCTTGTATTTAACGTTGTCTGGTGTTCATGTGGTGCCTTTCGCTTTTCCTTCTCGCTGGAAACATGCATATACATGTTTCTtagaaataaaccacagattaAATCTGCCTTTATAACTGCCTGGTCATGTGAGTTAGTGTGTGAGGTAAGCAACACTGCGTTTACGCAGGTAGTAGTTAAAGTAGTCCCAACTGATAGGGTTATAAAGGcataatatttagttttaaaactgTTATTGGGTTATAAGGTCAATGATGAGGCCAACTTAAATTACCTTGGTCTTTGTCAGGTAAGTTGACATAGCTATAATGGCTATGCATAACACAACAAAACACTTCTAATTTCCTTCATTTAGGTCAAGTGGGTAATGCCATGTTATGCTATTGTGTTCAGGTCATTTTTGTAAAAGGATATGTTATAAATGCAACATTATAAAATTTGAGGAGGCTGTAAGAAGTTTTCACCATTGGCCTCTCAGAATGTTATTAATGAGACACACAGATTTATTCACATATATAAAGACCCTGTCCTGCCCTAAATATGAGCCTGTTgctaatttgttttcttttcaaaaaGACTGAAAAGCATAAATGTAGCATCAAATATTGTATTGTGTTGAAATGTTAAAAGTGCCACAATGCATGTCCATGTTTTTGTAGTACCAACGAATCATAAGTGATTCAGCACATCTATATTGGGCTCATTAACTGTATTTCTTGTTTCTGCAGAGAATAGCGTTGTCATCTAAACATGATACATTTATCCCACACTGAAACTGTAACCGCTTTTCTGATTACATCGTTGACAGCAGTTTGGATGTCGTGGAGTAGCCTGGTTTCTGAATACATTGCACAGCtctctgttttgttttaaagagttaaatttctttttattattattattgttctaagTCAAGTTGCAGGTTATTTCTGGTTTGATCTGAAAAgtttgtttaaatttatattattaattaatattatttatatcaataatcaatataaataatttattatatacattaatatatttaattatatattcctATTAATTAAATATGCAATATGTTACTCTATTTTGCTTTATTCCTTTTTCTGGTTAGaaattgtgagatcaggctgttgATAGTGCAACTCTCTGCTGCCCCCAGGTGACTGCCAATGTGCTCACAAAGGTATACACCTCTGTCTTATCAGGATTCAGACAAttgcatcgtgtgtgtgtgtctatatatatatatatatatatatatatatatatatatatatatatatatatatataaaagttgcATTGAAAAGATTCTTTGCATACCCTGTGAATGATAATCACTCTTTGAGCTTGTTGCGGTGCTCTTATAACTGAGCTACTGGCTGATTACTCATGACTGATCATTTTATAGCTTCTCTAATGATTATGCTTGCATAGTAATTGAGGGAAAGTAAACAATATCCATTGGGCATTCCGATGACTGCATCAGTGCACGTCAGACTGGCATCAGTGCTCGCTTGCGCTCCAGGCTGTTTGAGCACACGCGCAATGTAAAGAGCAGTCAAAGACAAGGGATTGTAGAGGACATTCCCCCATTTCTCCAAATACTTAGCTAGTGCAACTAGTTACTAAATTGTGTCTCAAATGGTTTCCCTTTAGGATTTCACTCTAAGAttattgtgttttcttttaaTCAGTGTGATGTTGTGAGCGTATTTTGAGTCATTCCGCTAGTTTGTTAAATTGGTGGCTTTTCCATTTTGAACACGTGGTTTCTGTAAGATTTTAAACATAGGCTACTATGGGGCAAACATTCAAATTATATGCatggaaatttattttaaaaatcagcTGGGATAgctttagccaaaaaaaaaatatattgatgcCATTGTTCCTATAATTGTTGTCAGTTTTTCATGGCTGATGTCTTTGGGTACAAAAATTAAAGAACAATTTTAATATCCTCTTCATGAAAAAGTTACAATTATTCACAAATTTATGTTCATCATTATGTCATTGATATTGGCAGGAGTGAATTTCTCAATCTGTAAAGACCACCATGCGCAGGGTGCCGTGCCTTGCCTCCGAGCAAAGAGGAGAAATCCCACTGTGCTACTGACAGGAATTTTACGCGCAGCTGAACAAGGATGCCAGAGGAGCTCGCAAACTGCAGTGTGTGTTGCTGTACCACGACCAATAAGATACTCCTGGTGGTCTTCATGGTATCACTGATATTTGCTATACTCTTCGGAAACCTCTTGACATTAACAGTGGTCGTTGGAACGAAACACTTCCACACTCCACAGGGTTATTTAAAAGCCTCACTGGCCGTGGCAGACCTGGCTGTGGGCATTTTTGTGGTGCCCGTCTCCGTTTACGCAGAATTATCTCTCATGATCTACAATTCAATGCCAGAGTGGACTGCGCGCAATTCCCAAACCACACTTTTCCACCCGTGCAATTTCATCGGACCTGTATTTGCGGGATGCACTTTAGTTTCCATTACAACAATTTTCCTCCTGACTATTGAAAGGAGCATTGCCGTTTTGAGGCCACTGCATAAGGAATCAGTCATAACTAAAAAAAGAACAAGCATACTAATAGTCTTTTCCTGGATGGGCAGTTTTTTCCTGGCAATATCTCCACTGGTTTTCAGCGATGAAATCGCGCTGGAGTACAATCCTTGCAGCCGCATGTGCAATTACGCGCTTGGAAGCACAGACTTCCCATCGCAAGCTTGGAACATTCTCTTACTCTTCCCTGCCTTTGACTTTACACTGCTCGGAGGTACTGTTGTCATCAATATCATATCCCTCACCACAATCCGCCAGCATTCAAAAAGAAGGAAACATCTCGCACAGACCGAGAGTCAAAGCTCAACGAAACCAACCTTCTCCGACATCAAGGCTGCCAAGACAATAGGAACTCTGACGCTGGCTTTCACCGCTTCTTTCACTCCCATCGCCGTGTTTGTAGTTGGGAATGTGTTGGGAAACGAATGGTGCAATTTTGCGTTTTTTGCCTTTTGGATTCTGACTTCGaacagctgctgtaatgttattaTATATGGTGTGAGAGACCAGAAGTTTAGAAGTCGCGCGTATCAGCTGCTCACATCCGCTCAGTTGAACACTGCGCGTAAAAAGCCTGAGTATGAAAACACTGTAAATGGGGGGAAAGACAATGAGGAAATAGACAAGCAAACCTAATGAATGATATTACTGAGCAGCAGCCCGATTTAGATGGTGCTTTTTTATTACATAAGCTGTAGTATCTGGTTTCTAGCTGGACATTAGGTGGACCAAGCCGGTTAAAATGGCTTATAGCTGGTTTGTTGCTGGTTCAAGGTCTACCAGGAACACAACTGTTATCTTAACCTGCCAGCTTTCTAGTCCCCCTAAAAAAACTGGAGGTCAAGATACGTTGAGGATATGGATCATTCCTTGTAATCAAAcctacaatgtttttattatcaGCTTAGATAtccaaccattaggccacagggTGCCTATTGATGCCAGTGTTATTTAATGCCTTCATATTTTAAATGGCATGTCATTATGCTCAGGTCACCTCTTTTGATTGATTCTAAACTTTGCATGACAGATTCATTATGTCACAAGATTTCACCATGTAATTGAATATCCAAAGCATGGATCATGATATTCCCAAAACATTTGCTTTGGGGTCTTTACACATATTACATTGATGCTTCAGTAGAGTATTGATTTGATTTGGCGTCTTTTTTCATTGTGGAGAACTGATATTTTGAGATATTGTGTGGCTTTAATAAAATATGTGTGGGTAAATGCCCTTGATAAGTACTGATACTTATGTAAATGATCAATATAAACACTTGGGAGTTTTAAATCACACATTATTATAGAGTTAATTGTTTATTGGCTTATGTGATTTCCATAAAAAAACTAGAAGGTTGTGTCATACAAGACAAATGCATTTTCTCATCAGTGTATTCATATTATATGCATAATTTGTTATCAGCATATTATACCAAAGACACAGCTGATGTTCAGTGACTATTGGTTGATTATTTATTCAGGCCATTATTCGTttgcacagttttgttttgtataCAATAAAGCATTCTTCATTAAAAGTCTGTCTTAATGAATTTGATGAAATTTTTAAGTAAATCTTTGACAGAGaatgttttaaatcttttaaatttgCTAAACATCTGATCCATTATTACCTAAATATACTATATGGATTAAAATAATCCACCCAAAAATCATTGCATTCCAAtcatgtatgactttatttcttctgtggaacaagaaGATATGTAACTAGTTTAAGTTCCCGTGGACTTCCATTgcatggggaaaaaaacaaaaacaaattaacatttttcaatatatcttctattatgttccacagaagaaagtaagttataCACGCTTGGAACAACGAGGGTGAGGTtggtgaattttttatttattttttgggggggttgaGAATTTCTCCAACtatattatgcatattttatCAGAACTTTGAAACATACTGAACAGCTCGATCTCAGTGCGAGCTCAAGAGGTGCTCAAGAGGACAATTTACCCCTTCAAAACCTTTTATCTCTCACCGTACAAATACATTCACACAGATGCGATGCAACACAATGCATCTGAAGATCCAGCAGAGTAGGCAAATGTTAGCCATGTTAATCTTAAATCAGAATTTTGCTAAACCATCTTTAATCTTGTTTTAGAGATTACTGTATGGTGAATCTCCAATCACTCGTTCCGTCATAGATGTGTCAAGCCTGGAGGGTTCAGTTTTGAACCCAGGGGCTGTCCAATTCCCCATAAGACCTTGGGGGGAGGGCAGATGGCCTGgctttagcattttattttttaattattatttcagtgTCATTTCTGTGAAGCAATAGTAAGATTTGGCAGCTGCCTTACTCATAGGGCAtctaaacaatgtttttttttttttttttttactacgttGTAACAGAAGGGAATCTTCTGGATAGCATGCCAGTCACGTGTATGTGCAGGAGGACAGGACATATGTGTTTGTATGTTGACCTAATTTTGAGGTCATAGAATAATATCTAAAACACACTATTATATGACATAAACTGAATTTAGTGCTGGTTTTGCATCTTATTCATCCCATATTTTATTGGAATATAACTGATTAAAAGTATTTGGGTTTTCATTAAGTGGTTTTCATTAATCCTGAGTTTTGTTTGTCCTTTTATGCCCTGCAAAACAAGCCTATTTAAAGTGATGTTTATGAGGTCATAATGAAGGATGCGTGTCTGGCATCCATAAAAAATATGTCCCAGAATTGCCTCCAAAAAACTGGCACATCATACTAGGAGGAAGGTTGCATTAGTCTAATTTGCTATTGCTGGTGGCTGTTTGCTTGCATGGAACATGTGAAAGTTACATGCATGCATGATGTATTTGGTTTAATTTGTGACAGACCTTAGGAAACTTTGAAGAAAAAGTTATACATATATTGTGTTCTGTGAAATTAGGAATAACCAAATccattttttttccacttcagATTCTATAAATACCTAAATAGCCTTTATCACTTCGGTGGAATCCACTCAAAAATGAGAAATGGCAGCCAAATGTCAGAACAGTTGATCAGAGACACAATACCCCTCATTATACATGGTAGAGATGCAAAGGATTAATTCATTCAGTGACTTCATATGCCTGTGATCTAACAAGATAATAGCGTCTGAGAGAATAAAAGACCTGAAGTGATGATATTCAACCCTGTTTCAAGCTGGTAATAATGTAGAAAGGTTCCGAGAGTACATAATCTTACTTTCATCAGTAAATTCCAAAAGAAATTTCAGACTTTTGTGTGCTGTAAGACAATTATTTaactaaaagcataaaaaagttaGTTTAAGTATAGGTAGGAAAACTTTTTAGTTCATTTAAAGTTCCTACAGATTTAACATTAatttcttaaagagatagttcacctaaaattgaaaatgtatgtacaatattttctgttttcctttgtttcctcacacaaagctaacTTAGAAGACAAAGACCAATTTAACAAAAAATTTTTGGTCATTTAATATTTACTTTCATTAGGTGAAGTGTGGCCAtgcagaatataaaaaaattctaattttgtTGATGAAAGAATTTCAGTTTCTTTCATTTcttagtgaactattcctttaatctttTAAAGAGGTAGTTCAACCACAAAATTCTAGCAATTGTAGATCTGGTGCTTCTGCTACTCTGTATTTTTCTACCATGCCGTATAGTTCAAGAGTATTCATATTCCCAGTGAGAACAGATTCTACTGATAATTTTGTTCTTTTCATGGTGGTGTGGTTTTTCAGAGCAGGAACACTGAGGCAGAAACTGTTCACACAATCAAAACTGCTTCTAACTCCACTGTTGTTCTTGAACACCAACAATGAAGTAAATCAGAGGACAAAGAAATGCATTTCCGCTCATCCAAAGAGTTTGGTGTTCATGTAAAGCCAATATTTCAAAGGGATAAATGGAATTTCATCCAATTTTATTGGTCTCAATGAAAAGATGAGATCACAAACATCTTATCTGACCAAAGCAGCAGCAAACCAGGATGGGTATTTAATGATTTGTACATGTTTTGTAATGACAGGTGTTATCTCCTGAGTTGATGAATAGTAATTGTCACTTTCTAAATATTAGACATGGTATTTGCCTTGGGTCGCGAAATGAAAAGCAATTCACCTTGGCAACTGAGGCAGTTAATCTGAAGACCTGAATGTGAAAAAAGACAGTGATGGGCCAACAGAAGCTGTCAGTTCCATTTTAGAGGTGCAGTGCAGCAATTagaaactgttttcaaaatgcatCACATCTCCTGGCCAGAAAGAATAATCtaaacaaatgaaatataaacCTGTTCGAACTTTCTGGAAACAACCTGTCCATCACCTCCTAATTCTTTCTAATGGGGAATTAGATAAAAGAGAACGTCATGGACATTAATAAAgcgcaaaaatgaaaaattatttataatattagaccctggaccacaaaactgggtcctgttttatttttattttattttttcgaaTTTGAGATGTATATACATCATCGGAAAGCAGTAGGACAATAGttggctgagatacaaccatttgaaaatcttgaatctgagggtgcaaaaaaatctaaatacgaATGAGAAAAtcgctgtaatgataaaacctttcattttcaaccggaagaaggaggcgggaaccggcggacaatcaaaacaacattttaataaagcaaaataaacacaaaacagcgcaccagcccctcacggacgactggtgcgcaaaaataaaaaccaaaacacaactaaaagcccaggcctggtcctctctcgtccttcactgtcgtcgctccagttttatatccttccatctcctccgtgggcctcgagaccggcgggtcgaacaggtgtagctcatctccaatcactccaccggcctcgctcccatgtccctcggccccgccccactcgtcacaatcgcctttaaagttgtctaaatgaagttcttagcaatgcatattactaatcaaaaattaagttttgatatatttacaattggaaatttactaaatatcttcatggaacatggtcttcacttaatatcctaatgatttttggctttaaaagaaaaaaaaaatagtagtttTGACCCATAGGCTACAAACTTATTTTTgcctattgctataaatataccccagcaacctAAGActggttcagggtcacatatttgcaCAAAACCAAGAAAATGTCGTTCATGTTACATGAAAGAgggaaattgtgactttttttagcTCACAAATCAGACTTTGTTCTTGGAATTTTGAGTTTATGCATCACAATTTGTAGTTTcataattgcaagatataaaatcataattcTGATATATTCTGAATATGAGTTTTTGTTTGGACTTTTTGTCTCAGAattttcactttctctctctctctctctctcttttttttttttgcagatttatgttagttgtttgtttgttttttaattccaTGATTAAAACCGGCTTCCATATAAATATGATGCTTATCACTTAAATGTGGAAAAACAGTTGAACAAACTCCTATAAACCATTGGATGAGATCCCTAAATTGGCTATCAAGAAATGCAGAACTCCAGCCCTTCAAAGAACATGTTAGGATGAGAATGCCCTTGCtcactttcattaataaaaaagatTCGGTATGACAGTGAGGTGAGCGtgaagtacaacatgttcctggatcaacatccttgttgatcctggaacaacattccaatcaaccaatcagaattcagataaatcttcaggaaatatctgttttagacttaaaatcagggttaggtgcttccaAACTCTTGTTGGTCAGCTataatttcccactgattttagaaataaattatgggaagggttaggtttaggggtagggattgggtgaaatctatatttttaataataatgttgatccagaatcaacaaaagatgttgatccaggaacatgtcatacttggcaaaatcacggcaacCAGCGAGTGCGAGGAGGCTTTTTTTCCCTTCAGTTTTTCCAGATGATTATTACTTGTAATGTGTCTCCTTTCATTTCAGCACCTCAATTCAAAGGGGCAAAACTTAATCACTGACAACTAAGATTTGAGAATGGAAATGAGCTTTAAATGTACTTATTATATGAGCAGAAGTAGACTGATGAGATCCtgatattttttgtgttttacagtATGTCTTCAAACCTAGTCATTTGAACCCTATAGGAGCTCGATGATCGGTTGTATATTTTACTGTCTGCATGCTATTAGAatgaattattataaatttatattaaaagctTTTCTGGTTTCTAATCT
Proteins encoded in this region:
- the LOC132103694 gene encoding beta-2 adrenergic receptor-like; this encodes MPEELANCSVCCCTTTNKILLVVFMVSLIFAILFGNLLTLTVVVGTKHFHTPQGYLKASLAVADLAVGIFVVPVSVYAELSLMIYNSMPEWTARNSQTTLFHPCNFIGPVFAGCTLVSITTIFLLTIERSIAVLRPLHKESVITKKRTSILIVFSWMGSFFLAISPLVFSDEIALEYNPCSRMCNYALGSTDFPSQAWNILLLFPAFDFTLLGGTVVINIISLTTIRQHSKRRKHLAQTESQSSTKPTFSDIKAAKTIGTLTLAFTASFTPIAVFVVGNVLGNEWCNFAFFAFWILTSNSCCNVIIYGVRDQKFRSRAYQLLTSAQLNTARKKPEYENTVNGGKDNEEIDKQT